From the genome of Medicago truncatula cultivar Jemalong A17 chromosome 2, MtrunA17r5.0-ANR, whole genome shotgun sequence:
CTCTCGATCTGCTGCGGTTTTGCAGGGATGTGGTTTACCTGGTCTAATTTCATTGTGCTTAGGTGTGGATGTGGATAATATAGCTAAGGTAATCCATAAAACAGTGAAGGATATTGGAATCCTTGCACCTTTGATTATGTGGAATATTTGGTGTACAAGAAACAAACTAGTTTTTGACAATATTCATCTAGTTATACACTCGATTGTCGCGACAATATTTTCCCAACTTCATCTTGCACACAAAGCTTTTGGTACTCATTAGTGACTCTTATTCCCACTCCAAGGATGGTGAGTTGGCAGCATGGGGACGAGGACACCTTAATTCTCAATGATGATGGAAGTGCTTTGAACAATTCAGGAAAGGCGAACTATGGTGGGTTAATACGTAAGCACGATGGAAGTTTCCTTCGTGGTTTATTTGGTAGCGTGGGGATCTCAAATATTTTACATGCTGAGATTCAAACGTTGATTGGTATAAAGTTATGTTGGGAGACAGGTTATAGAAAGCTTATGTGTTTCTTCGACTCTATTCATGTGGTAGAGTTGGTGATGAAGGACATCTCGAGGTTTCATCATTATGCAAATCTCTTGGAACTCATCCAGAATTATCTTGATAAGGATTGGTTTATTTCTATTCAGCATATCCTTTGGGATGGAAACTCTTGAGTCGATATCCTTGTTAAGTTGGGAGCTAAAAGTTCAGGCTATCTTGTTACATTTAGTGAGCCTCTTCCGTGTTTATCACATGCTTCACTAGGTGATGCTTTAGGCGTGTCCTTTTCAAGGGTTAGTTTTTCTTTCcgttttttcctttcttttttctttttcttatgtagccaaaaaaagaacacgaaaCAAAACACGGATTCATGATatttaagaagaagaaatagtAGTCACGGGGGTTTGGATTGCAACCCTTTTATATTAgagaaacaataattttttagacattcgaaaaaattgaatatacacttttttttactaattttcaagaaaatattcctattttaattttttaacaagtgtTTTGAAGATAATCTTTACCATTTCTCACTATTTAATTTTACGTGTTCAATGTTCTTTCAAGTTTTAATCGTATTACTTCATTGCACTTCACAATATTTCCAACTTTGGttctttttccccttttctttttACTGTTGCGACATGAGTTATTTTGATTAACAAAATATCAAGACggttatcaaaaaaaaaaaaatatatatatatatatatagtctataaaactctatatattttttaatgtactTATTACTCTTTTCTACATGGAtacacaaaaataataatttattaatagtGACACAcatgcaaatatattattttaataatttttcttaatatttgtaaattttcttagagattcttataataaagTCCATAAAAATACtaagaaaaactttaaaacctATAAAGGTATTTGACTGAAACAGGTTCCACATAgacttataacttttttataaatttttaataatagtatctAATTGGTACCCAACCACTTTAATAGAGATCCTCTAACAAAATGTTCAAATGACTTCCACTAATAattctttatcatttatatttcaacaaaagcaactcaataatgattattttcttaaaattggCGTAGGGTCCACTTAAAAATAGAGGTTTTAAGTGAGACTGGATTTTAAGATACCtaaaaaaaatcccaataaaTTAGGTGTGGGATCTTAAATTGCAAAGAACTGTTTAGATGGTCTAAATACAAACTCAGAAAATAAAAACCACGTATATACATTTAAGATAAGATTCGGATCTGTGCAAAAATTATGTAACATTTTTTCTGTATAACTAACTAACAACAAACAATATTCTACCGCAGCTCACCAActatcaacaacaaccaccCAGTGGGCTAAGCAAACTCTTTAAAGTATCTATCTACCAAACAACCAGTAAGTACTACTGCATTATAGTATTGTACACCAGCAACTTGCTACTACATTCCACCTATATATATACCTCTTAACACTGACACTAGGCTTAAATGTTAAACTACACATGCACATTTATTAATTGGTGGAACCTAGTATTAATGATTAGAATATCCCTTGTGATTAAAGTTTTTACCTTAGATGTGAACAAGCTCCTAATCTAACACTATTTGTTGGCCCTATGTGTTTACATTCTTTGTTCAAAACGAATGAAAGGAGAGAAGTTGAGTGAATAAAAATTGATTACCGAAATATGTACTCGCCTACCGTTAAAGGACCGGCAACCAACGTCGTTAACAGAGATGGCAACGTCAGAGTCGTATTTGAGACATACGAAGAAGAAGACTGACCTAGACTTCAAAAAATAAGTCTTAAATTAgaaccataaaataaaaaatagaggtCTATTCAGAATGTTGAAATTACCGGATAAAAATGAATTAGAAAAACCTTATACAGACTTTGATGTTTAGTTTTCTCATAAGGATTTGTCGGATGTTGATGCAAATGATCTTTTTCATAAATGAAAATGCTGCAAATCTCTTTATCAAATGTGTTGATGTCGGCATATGAAATTCTTGAGTTtgtcaaaatcataaattgttATCCAAATATTTCAATTGTTTATTGGATTCTCTTAACTATGTTGGTGTCTATTGCATCTGCataaaaaagatttttgaaattaactTATTGAAAAACTAACTGAATTCGTCAATGTCACAAGAAAGATTGAAAGACACGATCAGTACGGACAATCATAATTCATAGAACAGAAGCATACGATAGGCAAATAATGAATGCATAGACATAACATGATACCTAACTGACTCTAGTGCTTGTCGTTTATTTTTCGTTATCAACTTTTACCAAAGCTACCATCACTTCACTCTCACTATGTATGTCCACCTCAAATTCAAGGAAGCTGCATCAACCCAAACAAAATGTAAAGTAATAAGATTAAGGAACGAAAATGAGAGGAAAAGATTAGGGAAAGAAAATAGAATGAAaaggaataaaatgataaagtTTAACTTCTCTTACTTTTCCATTTTGAATCAGTTTCTCTAACTTTATTTGATTGGATAGAAAATTTTCTAATTACTTTCTTTAATTATATAGAAGAGGAAATCATATGGTATATTctgtgaaatgaaaaaaaattatgcaatcACATATACTAACTTGTCAGGGAGCTAGATTAAGAAATTTGAGTATTTTGCCTGATAAAGACATGTTGAACTCATGAACATTATTGGCCTTTTAAGACCAAGCAAGGGGTTGAgaaagtaaaattataattgaacTACGTCAAAGATGTCTGCTTCGGGttacaaacataaaatatagaaatagttatttttacgatcatcatattattaatattattccataaaaaaaaatatattattattattggtgaAAAGACGGGCACTCACGTGCTCATTTTTCTgcttttttattgtgttaaaaCATGTAGATTATCAAcgatattttatagaaattttgcatttaaattacaaacgatattttatataattttttgaaagaaaatagattaaaattataagtataaatatattgtatatgtgactttcaaatgtaacaaactcaacaaaccatatttatatttttcaatgacagcaataatataacaaagataaaaaaaaaaattattatcttttttaataacgcCAACaagataatattattatataaaaatttgtttaagagaaaaaatggaATAACAAAAAAGTCAGCCCAAAATCTTCCCAAAACcccatattttctttatatatagcaTAGATTACTACTACTCATGCTGCTACTATTAGCAAAATGACAAACATTAACGTGTCCATCTATCTGATTTTCGACTGTGACTAATCGTATatagaaaattatataaatatcaacatctttttaataaatataaatattactcatcggtccttattataaaaaacaaaatcaaaaaatattaaaattaatacaatcattaattaatgtagtttttttaatatttttacaaatataccatagtaacaaattataaaacataaaatacacCAACTAACCACTAAAAGAGGGATAGAAAAttcttttaaacaataattatacttaaaagttgtgacattttcttataatatgACAAAATTTAATGTTTACTTAAAAATTAGTGGAACGAAGAACATTTACAtgacaaaatataaatcaaCTCTTACCAACTAAACCAAACTCCATTTGTATGAGGTATCATATTTTTCTATGGACATAACCAGGCCCGGtcctgagggggtgcaaacagctcaacagagctgggcctccctcagtcatgggcctcaatttttttttaatacccattAGTATTACTgccctccaattttttttaatacccccaGCTATTTTATGTCCCCTTGTTTTAGTCTTTTAGGCTTATTAGAATTAGGTCCTCTTGCTTTTTgtgttaggtgggggttcctcatgtatacggtagtcattttcacctttgggtgtaccgcatatatacggcaccttatatttatcttttaaaaaaatataaatagaacattgttcttttaaaaacaatacgttttgattttatcactggccTCTTTTAATTCCCAGAGCTGAGCCAACGAATTCTTTGGGACGGCCCTGGACATAACATATAAACATGATaggaaattttgtttaaaagaagaaaaaaaaaattaatgggaAAAATAGAGACTACATACTCAGTCAGTCAAAGAGAGACAACATAGAGTTTTTTCCCCTCTCAACAACCACTGAAACACGCTGCAAAATCTTGACTTCTGTCTTAGTCCCACAATGAGTTCATATTGTCAATTTAACCTTTACTACAAAGCAAGAACCACGAAGGTATgcatcacactttttttttaatatgcatcACACAACGATTATGTACACACACAGACAGCATTTTAAAACGAGGATAGCATCAAGAAAAAATTAGTTCTCTCAACTTGTGACTAAATGATTGTACCAAAAAGATTTTGGTTTGAGGTTTGATTCATTCAGCCGATCAATTTAACTGACGTGAGGCTGATATTGTATTCCAACTTCTTTTGTGCAATTCATAAATCTTTTTTAGGATAAGATGTAGACCGTATTTTTCTTACGTGCTCAACAAGTAAACTATTTTCTTTTGCAGGAACATGTgaactattattatttaatacttTGTCATGAGAAATTTTTAGCACGTTTTTTGCAAGAATAAGtgaactatttatttatttatttattttattttttggtctagagtgaactatttatttattcctctccaaaaaaaaaggtGAGCTATTATTAAATACTTTTTCATGCGAAATTTTATACCACTCATTTTAGACACGTTAATAAATACAACTCAATTTTATTGTAATTTACCTTCAGCTGTAAGTTTTTTATGcctttttgttatgttttattttcttaggtttgtttttcatttacttcatataACGTGTTTCAGAATATTTTGAAAACACATGGTTGACGGAGATCGTTTCTTCCTTAACATAAGTTGACGGAGAAAAACGTTGATAAACACTGGTCAACTCATTGACTAATTAATTTTCAGTCATATTGATATTTTACTTATTGACAAGcacaatgaaattttaaattttcatagCCATACATTATTTACTGctccctccatcccaaattgtataatgttttgggcatttcacacatattaagaaatgtaattaatattgcgtgggaaagagatattatgagttgttttacaaaattatccttaataaatgatatgagaaagataaatgaaagaattgaaaaaagaaagagtaataaatagttaaagatataataggaaaagtaacattaatgtttcattggtattctaaagtgacatacaatttgggacaaatattttttctaaattgacatacaatttgggacggagagagtaaatACTACTCAATAATGACAAAACGCGTTGAACCCGAGGCCAATttgtttaaggaaaatgttaacaagtgtcctaagagcattgtttaatcatataAAAGTAACAacttttacattgaaaattgtacgGTTATGACTTTAACAagtgtttgacttgtattttcaaaacataatttctttttgtggCCTTTAAACAAAGCTTTCggggcacttgttaacaagaccatttctttaatactccctccggtcctatttataagagaattttgggtcaacaaaagttgatgtatctagttaaaaattcagtccaaatacattcactttttttgacctaaatttctcttataaatatgaccggagatagtatgttttagtttttccatcatgtgcaaatttgcacatgttaaaaacCAATGAAAAGCAGCAACCAACCAAAGTGAGTTATCTTCGTAGAGAGCAGCATAAACCATCaccatcaaccaatcaaaaagaGAACCATCCAAACAATAGAATCAGTAGAGAAAAGGAGTCATACATAAGAATTAATAGAGGAGTAaccaaaaaatcatcaaaagtaGTAGAACTGCAATCAAAAGACATGAATAATATTCTCATTAATTAACGAATGAGTGTGAATTACAAGTTACAACTTATATAGTCTCTAAGAGAATTCTCCCGTTTGCCGCCTCTAGAGAGAACATACATACATGAATGATGAATATCAATATCATGCATGTCAAAAAGATCACAGtatatataaaatgatattgaggtgtgttatttgaacaattaattgaatgataatttttgtgataaccactaatttataaagaaaagtagATAGTGACAcggaaaccaaaacaatagagaatgaaagtaaaaaaataatgtgaatatgagagataaagttgttacATAGAttatcacaaaatggttgtcaaaatatcatttctcatataaaattgttgtgatttgatcaaaaaataaaaaatgttgtgaATCTTGTGATTATTGGATGGGTGACTTGGGTGTGCGTTATGCATAAAGTTTTATAAAAACGACTAATCCTTTCACAAGAACCGAACAAAAGCCGAAAGCAAAATAATGGAAAGAAATTATGCTAAAATTCATAGTAAGTGATTATAAAAGGGAAAAATGTAGTAAAAGCGGTGGAAGTgatgttgaaatttgaaagagtATCAtagaaagaataaataaaaatgggtACACCTCGAAGTCCAAGGAAAAAGAGATTTTGGAGTCAAGTGTCAAATTGAATAGTGGAGTTTATTTGTTCTGCCTCCTTCGCTTAAATCGAAGCCCTTACTTTTGCCGACCTTGTTCTTTGCAACACCTACCCTACTATTATCTCTTTGTCATCTTGTGTTTTTtcaagggtcttgttaaccagCCCTCATAGCAATGattaaagatttaaaaataaaaataattaataaattttatgtagaaaaGATTACTTTTTAAACCTTCAATGTCTTTAAGACAGAACTTccattttagattttttaactAGTGTCCTCAGAGCAACGGTtagcattttttaaaaaaagaaatgacaaataatcctaactaaattaaaagatggaaaatgttaactaatgCTCGGATTAAGAACcttaaataataactttttataaaaatttgtgtaattaatgcattgaaaattgaaaaatttaacattttaaaagaataattacttaatttaacaTGCTTAAACAATCATATCATTTATCAACATTAACTTCATAAGCACCTTCAAGAGGGGTTCCTAGTGAATTTAACTTCATCTGGTGACTCGATCTATAAACTCATTAGGGTGATGAATATTGTGGTAATATAACTCAGTTAGATGTGCAATGTCACCAATCAAGCTTACGATTTGAATGTTGTGagatttttaaagaatttatatCATTCCAAAGCGAATGAACAACAACTTCTAAGGGATATTACCAATATTATCATTAGCTCTCATCACTCAAATTCAAAGCTTCCAGGATTAGAAACTAGTTGCAGAGCCAATTTGTGCATATATATGCTTGGTTAAGAATTCACATAttccttcttcaaaaaaaaaaaaaaaaatcacatattccTAAAACCGAACCCTCCCTCTTCTTTAGGTAAACAATTTTGTGCGAAgctattaaattatatttttctctaatTAGTAGTGGAACCCCAAATAAAATTCCTGCAAATCTGTTCAATCTCCTCACAAATGGATGCATGAGAGGGAATATTTCCTTtcctcaaaaaagaaagattgcCTTAAGATTTCTCGACGAGCAAAAAAGAGAGCGAATTCGCTACCAACAAGATAGTTTCTTACTCGTTTTATCtatcagaaaagaaaaggtaTTCTAAGTAATTTTATCTCTAAGTTTCTTGGTAATGCATTGATGGATCATCAGGGCCCCAAGATAAGTTCCAAGATCAATAGTTGATCGATCCCTAAGGTATCGCAAACGATTTGGTTATTCTCTGATCTCAAGTTGATGATGCCAACGCTACCTCTTGATAAATTGAGAGTAATTTACCCTTAATGACAAGCATGATTCGATTTTGTAACGAATGAGATGGAGATCATATGTTGAATGATGGAGATGAAGAAGTTTGTTGTTCTTCATATGAAAATGGTAACTGATcgtaagaaaaaattatattgacgAGACCAACATTATCTCTTGATGAATTGAGGGTAATTTACCTCTAATGACTAGTAGGATTCGATTATGAAACAAAGAAGATGTAAATCAAATGTTAAatgaaagagatgaaaatgCTTGATATTTTTAAGATGAAAATGGCAACTGACTATAGAAAAAACGaagaaattcttttttttttttttgttcggtTCAAACACCGaactttgtatatattatgcactATCTCTTTCCACTGACCTACGTTTACAAGAAATTACCCCAATTCAACAAGGAGCAAcctagaaaa
Proteins encoded in this window:
- the LOC112419323 gene encoding uncharacterized protein is translated as MVSWQHGDEDTLILNDDGSALNNSGKANYGGLIRKHDGSFLRGLFGSVGISNILHAEIQTLIGIKLCWETGYRKLMCFFDSIHVVELVMKDISRFHHYANLLELIQNYLDKDWFISIQHILWDGNS